Proteins co-encoded in one Neofelis nebulosa isolate mNeoNeb1 chromosome 2, mNeoNeb1.pri, whole genome shotgun sequence genomic window:
- the MATN1 gene encoding cartilage matrix protein, with protein MRAISGTSLVLCGLLLWLQAPCTLGLAPQSRGHLCRTRPADLVFVVDSSRSVRPVEFEKVKVFLSQVIESLDVGPNATRVGVVNYASAVKQEFPLRAHGSKAALLRAVRGIRPLSTGTMTGLAIQFAITKAFSDAEGGRARSPDISKVVIVVTDGRPQDSVRDVSARARASGIELFAIGVGRVDKATLRQIASEPQDEHVDYVESYSVIEKLSKKFQEAFCVVSDLCVTGDHDCEQVCLSSPGSYTCACREGFTLNSDGKTCNVCNGRGGSSATDLVFLIDGSKSVRPENFELVKKFINQIVDTLDVSDKLAQVGLVQYSSSVRQEFPLGRFHTKKDIKAAVRNMSYMEKGTMTGAALKYLIDNSFTVSSGARPGAQKVGIVFTDGRSQDYINDAAKKAKDLGFKMFAVGVGNAVEDELREIASEPVAEHYFYTADFKTINQIGKKLQKKICVEEDPCACESLVKFQTTVEGLLQALTRKHILSQRPLQGAGG; from the exons ATGAGGGCCATCTCGGGCACCAGCCTCGTGCTGTGTGGCCTCCTGCTGTGGCTCCAGGCCCCGTGCACGCTGGGCCTCGCCCCCCAGTCCAGAG GGCACCTCTGCCGGACCCGGCCCGCCGACCTGGTGTTTGTGGTGGACAGCTCGCGCAGCGTGAGGCCCGTGGAGTTCGAGAAGGTGAAGGTGTTCTTGTCCCAGGTCATCGAGTCGCTGGATGTGGGGCCCAACGCCACCCGGGTGGGCGTGGTCAACTACGCCAGCGCCGTGAAGCAGGAGTTCCCCCTGAGGGCCCACGGCTCCAAGGCCGCGCTGCTGCGGGCCGTTCGCGGCATCCGGCCGCTGTCCACGGGGACCATGACCGGTCTGGCCATCCAGTTCGCCATCACCAAAGCCTTCAGCGACGCCGAGGGGGGCCGTGCTAGGTCCCCCGACATCAGCAAG GTGGTCATCGTGGTGACGGACGGGAGGCCCCAGGACAGCGTGCGGGACGTGTCTGCACGGGCCCGGGCCAGCGGCATTGAGCTGTTCGCCATCGGCGTGGGCCGCGTGGACAAGGCCACGCTGCGGCAGATCGCCAGCGAGCCGCAGGACGAGCACGTCGACTACGTGGAGAGCTACAGCGTCATCGAAAAGCTGTCCAAGAAGTTCCAGGAGGCCTTCTGCG TGGTGTCAGACCTGTGTGTCACAGGAGACCACGACTGTGAGCAGGTGTGCCTCAGCTCCCCGGGCTCCTACACCTGCGCCTGTCGGGAGGGCTTCACCTTGAACAGTGATGGCAAGACCTGCAACG tATGCAACGGCCGTGGTGGCAGTTCGGCCACTGACTTGGTCTTCCTCATCGATGGATCCAAAAGCGTGCGGCCGGAGAACTTTGAGCTGGTGAAGAAGTTCATCAATCAGATCGTGGACACACTGGACGTGTCGGACAAACTGGCCCAAGTGGGGCTGGTGCAGTACTCCAGCTCCGTCCGCCAGGAGTTCCCGCTGGGCCGCTTCCACACGAAGAAGGACATTAAGGCGGCTGTGCGGAACATGTCTTACATGGAGAAGGGCACCATGACCGGGGCTGCCCTCAAGTACCTCATTGACAATTCCTTCACCGTGTCCAGCGGGGCGAGGCCCGGTGCCCAGAAGGTGGGCATCGTCTTCACTGACGGCCGGAGCCAGGACTACATTAATGATGCTGCCAAGAAGGCCAAGGACCTTG GCTTTAAGATGTTTGCTGTGGGTGTGGGCAATGCCGTGGAGGACGAGCTGAGGGAAATCGCCTCAGAGCCCGTGGCTGAACACTACTTCTACACGGCTGACTTCAAGACCATCAACCAGATCGGCAAGAAGTTGCAGAAGAAGATCTGTGTGG AGGAAGACCCGTGTGCCTGCGAGTCCCTTGTGAAATTCCAGACCACGGTGGAGGGGTTGCTGCAGGCTCTGACCAGGAAACATATCCTTTCCCAGAGGCcactgcagggggcaggggggtag